The Chryseobacterium suipulveris genome window below encodes:
- the mfd gene encoding transcription-repair coupling factor, with amino-acid sequence MQLKKINENFLPEILKNEFGKEIFSQINQAQHLSVQGFAGSSPSVFAAELFVVRKNSVLFLTDDKEDALYIIAELEDLLGKENVLYFPPSHLEPYQIEKTQNANLVLRTEVLNNIHNDKKPQVMVAAFSSLAEKVMKKEDFKAISHTIKVGDSLDFDFTEELLNHFNFTLTDFVSEPGEFSVRGGIVDVFSYSNEEPYRITFFGNEVESIKTFDIETQLSKEKIKEFQLVSNMNFSVSGTKVSLFELAPKNLTVITKNAGIGFNIIQNFYEKAEGKFETLSKEIKHQKPAELFVSEEHFINDIKKFSWIDFSQHQTKELEKSPIVLLKQTPQPTFHKNFELLIEDLKEKKDNGFGIWISFSGEKQEDRLRSILHEVDPLSFGEGRGEDFKSFKSELHEGFVDLEHKISVYTDHQIFDRYQRFKAKNAFAKSEQLTLKDLMQMKVGDYITHIDHGIGKFMGLVKVNNNGKIQECFKLVYKNGDLLYVSIHSLHKISKYNGPDGKEIVLSKLGSPAWKSLKQKTKAKVKQIAFDLIKLYAKRKATKGFAFAPDSYLQNELEASFIYEDTPDQEKATVDVKKDMENDTVMDRLICGDVGFGKTEVAIRAAFKAATDGKQVAVLVPTTILAFQHYRSFKERLKDFPVNISYMNRFRTAKQKSETLEGLKNGKIDIVIGTHQLVGSSVKFKDLGLLIIDEEHKFGVSVKDKLKTLKSNIDTLTLTATPIPRTLQFSLMAARDLSVIKTPPPNRQPVDTQLIGFSEEILRDAISYEIQRDGQVYFINNRIENLKDIAGMIQRLVPDAKVITGHGQMEGKQLEQNVLDFMEGKYDVLVSTTIVESGVDVPNANTIFINDAQKFGMADLHQMRGRVGRSNRKAFCYLITPPFDMMTSDARKRLEAIEQFSDLGSGFQIAMKDLEIRGAGDLLGGEQSGFINEMGFDTYQKIMQEALEELQNDEEFDNLFENEEDRKKLFKSTKEVNIDTDLELMLPDSYVSSIEERLSLYQKLAEIQDRNELQIFENELKDRFGNLPKEAKNLLKSVELKWMGAEIGFEKIVVKNGVFLGYFPGNPQDKFYQSDKFRHIISYLGKNPTEATLKEKQSKEGNQLMMRKEHVTNVDEVNTVLERILN; translated from the coding sequence ATGCAGTTAAAAAAAATCAACGAAAACTTCTTACCAGAAATTCTTAAGAATGAATTCGGTAAGGAAATTTTCAGCCAGATCAATCAAGCTCAACATCTTTCGGTTCAGGGTTTTGCGGGATCGTCGCCATCGGTTTTTGCGGCGGAACTTTTCGTGGTGAGGAAGAATTCCGTTTTATTTCTTACCGATGATAAAGAGGATGCGCTCTACATCATCGCCGAACTCGAAGATTTGCTGGGTAAGGAAAATGTGCTGTATTTTCCTCCGAGTCATTTGGAACCTTATCAAATCGAGAAAACCCAAAACGCAAACCTCGTTTTGCGGACGGAAGTTTTAAACAATATCCACAATGACAAAAAACCGCAGGTGATGGTCGCTGCGTTTTCTTCACTCGCTGAAAAAGTGATGAAGAAAGAAGATTTCAAAGCGATTTCGCACACGATAAAAGTTGGCGATTCTTTGGATTTCGACTTTACCGAAGAATTGCTCAACCATTTCAATTTTACTTTGACGGATTTCGTTTCCGAACCTGGCGAGTTCTCTGTGAGAGGAGGGATTGTGGATGTTTTTTCGTATTCCAATGAGGAACCATACCGAATTACTTTTTTCGGCAATGAAGTCGAAAGTATCAAGACTTTCGATATTGAAACCCAGCTTTCAAAAGAGAAAATTAAAGAGTTTCAATTAGTTTCGAATATGAATTTTTCGGTTTCGGGAACGAAGGTTTCACTTTTTGAACTCGCGCCGAAAAACCTTACCGTCATTACCAAAAATGCGGGAATCGGCTTTAACATCATTCAAAATTTCTATGAGAAAGCGGAAGGAAAGTTTGAAACTTTAAGCAAGGAAATCAAGCACCAAAAACCCGCCGAGCTATTTGTTTCTGAAGAGCATTTCATTAATGATATCAAAAAATTTAGCTGGATCGACTTTTCGCAACATCAGACAAAGGAACTTGAGAAATCGCCGATCGTACTCCTAAAACAAACTCCGCAACCAACTTTCCATAAGAATTTCGAACTATTAATTGAAGACCTTAAAGAAAAAAAAGATAATGGATTTGGAATTTGGATTTCATTTTCGGGTGAAAAACAAGAGGATCGTCTGCGTTCAATTTTGCACGAGGTTGACCCCCTCTCCTTTGGAGAGGGACGGGGAGAGGATTTTAAATCCTTTAAATCCGAACTTCACGAAGGTTTTGTGGATTTGGAACATAAAATTTCGGTGTACACGGATCATCAGATTTTTGACCGATACCAAAGGTTTAAGGCCAAAAACGCTTTTGCAAAATCGGAACAACTTACACTGAAAGATCTGATGCAGATGAAAGTCGGCGACTACATCACGCACATCGACCACGGAATCGGGAAGTTTATGGGTTTGGTGAAAGTGAACAACAACGGGAAAATTCAGGAATGCTTCAAGCTCGTCTATAAAAACGGCGATTTGTTGTATGTCTCGATTCACTCGCTCCACAAAATCTCGAAATACAACGGTCCCGACGGAAAGGAAATCGTGCTTTCCAAACTCGGTTCTCCCGCTTGGAAATCTCTAAAACAAAAGACGAAAGCCAAGGTAAAGCAGATCGCGTTTGACCTGATCAAGCTTTATGCGAAAAGAAAAGCCACCAAAGGTTTTGCCTTCGCTCCAGATTCTTATCTACAAAACGAACTTGAGGCGAGTTTCATTTACGAAGACACTCCCGATCAGGAAAAAGCGACTGTGGATGTGAAAAAAGATATGGAAAACGACACGGTGATGGATCGGCTGATTTGTGGCGACGTAGGTTTCGGGAAAACGGAAGTCGCGATTCGTGCGGCGTTCAAGGCGGCAACCGACGGAAAACAGGTTGCGGTTTTGGTTCCCACGACGATTCTTGCGTTTCAGCATTACCGAAGTTTTAAGGAAAGATTGAAAGATTTCCCGGTGAACATTTCGTATATGAACCGCTTCCGGACTGCAAAGCAGAAATCCGAAACTTTGGAAGGGCTGAAAAACGGCAAGATCGACATCGTCATCGGAACACATCAACTGGTTGGAAGCAGTGTGAAATTCAAGGATTTGGGACTTTTAATTATTGATGAAGAACACAAATTCGGCGTATCGGTAAAAGACAAACTGAAAACTCTGAAATCAAATATCGACACGTTGACTTTAACGGCGACTCCGATTCCGAGGACGCTCCAGTTTTCGCTGATGGCGGCAAGAGATTTATCGGTGATCAAAACGCCACCTCCGAACAGGCAACCTGTTGATACGCAGTTGATTGGCTTTAGTGAAGAAATTCTGAGGGATGCAATTTCCTATGAAATCCAGCGTGATGGACAGGTTTATTTCATCAACAACAGAATTGAAAACCTGAAGGATATTGCGGGAATGATTCAGCGGCTGGTTCCCGACGCAAAAGTCATCACGGGACACGGACAAATGGAAGGAAAGCAGCTGGAGCAGAACGTTCTCGATTTTATGGAAGGGAAATATGATGTGCTTGTTTCTACCACGATTGTTGAAAGTGGAGTGGATGTTCCCAATGCAAACACGATTTTCATCAATGATGCGCAGAAGTTTGGAATGGCCGATCTGCACCAAATGCGCGGAAGAGTTGGTCGGAGCAACAGAAAGGCGTTCTGCTATTTGATTACACCTCCGTTCGATATGATGACTTCTGATGCGAGAAAACGTTTGGAAGCGATCGAACAATTTTCAGATTTGGGAAGCGGTTTCCAGATTGCGATGAAGGATTTGGAAATTCGCGGTGCAGGAGATTTGCTCGGCGGTGAACAAAGCGGTTTCATCAACGAGATGGGATTCGACACGTACCAGAAAATTATGCAGGAGGCACTGGAAGAACTACAAAACGATGAGGAGTTCGATAATCTTTTCGAAAACGAAGAAGACCGTAAGAAACTTTTCAAATCCACAAAGGAAGTCAATATCGATACCGATTTGGAGCTGATGTTGCCCGATTCCTATGTTTCGAGTATTGAGGAACGGCTTTCGCTTTACCAGAAATTGGCGGAAATTCAAGACAGGAATGAACTTCAAATTTTCGAAAATGAATTGAAAGATCGTTTTGGGAATTTGCCCAAAGAAGCAAAAAATCTTTTGAAATCAGTCGAGTTGAAATGGATGGGCGCGGAAATCGGCTTCGAGAAAATTGTGGTAAAGAACGGAGTTTTTCTGGGATATTTTCCTGGCAATCCGCAGGATAAGTTTTACCAAAGCGATAAGTTCAGGCACATCATTTCGTATTTAGGGAAGAATCCGACCGAGGCAACATTGAAGGAAAAACAGTCCAAAGAAGGGAATCAGCTGATGATGCGGAAGGAGCATGTGACCAATGTGGATGAGGTAAATACCGTGTTGGAAAGGATTTTAAACTGA